Within the Heptranchias perlo isolate sHepPer1 chromosome 39, sHepPer1.hap1, whole genome shotgun sequence genome, the region GCTGGGCCGGGTCTTTGGACAGTGGTCTTTTTAACTGTGGAACGGCTGGGGGTCTGCAAATGCAGAAGAAAATCAAGGAATACAAAATTCAGAAAAATAGAAAGGGACAATATGATTTCAGCATCACATTAAGTTGTTCTCTATCTGCACTTGCCTAGTTATTAATTGGATTTCAGTAATCCAATAAGGAGTGGTTGAATATGGGAAGTATCTCTCACGAATGAAACCCATGTGGCTTCACGAGACAATTTTATTCCCCAATTTCTCCGCACGCTTCCGCCCACTTAATTGTTTCACCATCGATAGGACGTCTTTGCAGCCGCGCTGGGAGTAGAGTTTGTTCCTGGCTCTGTAGTAATATAACGTGTTGGCCATCGTCTCCACGCGGGGGTCATGGGGATAGAATCCTTCTCGGTCCATCACGTTGCGAAAGCATCGGACCACGTGAGCCCTGtccagaggggagagggggatgatCTCCGGTGCCCACCATACGGGGTGCTGCTGCCAGGCGAACAACTGCGCCAGCTCCACGCTGAGCTTCTTGACCCGGATCGTCTCTTTGGGCGAGAAGCTGCGACGGACAGACTGCGCTATCGCGTCCTGCCCGACGTTGCTGATGAAGATGTAGACGGCGCTGGTGCGGTTGGACTCCAGGAGGTGGCCGATGAAGCTGAGGAGCTCCGTCGGCGCCAGTTCCATCTCATCGAACAGGAAGACCGGGATCCGCTCGGCTTGAAGAGCTTGGGAAAAGATGTCCGAGATGCGGGCAGACAGCTGGCGCTGGGAGTGGTGATGGGAATGCCCCATCAGGCGCTGGTACTTCATGGAGTGTTGGAGGACAAGGTCAGGTCCGAGTTCAAACTTGAAGTGTTTGGCAATCAGCCTCCCCAAATGGCTCTTGCCAACTCCTGCGGGGCCATTAATGGACAAGAACAAGGGCTTTGCGTGAACATAAGTGGAAAAGTAACCCCTCATGAGCTTGGTGAGCTTGTTAAGGGCCAGCGTTTGGCCAAGGAGGTCCCTGTGCAGGGTCTTCTCCAGTTCATCGATGTCGTAGATCAGAAGATTGTCGTCCAGATTCTCGTAGGCATTGTACACCTGCAGGCCCACAATAAAGGAGAGCAGATACAGAAGAAACATGGCTTTTGTTTCGTGGTCAAAGGACCACCACTTCTTGCCGCAGGTTTGCAGGGATTTCTTCTTGCTGCCAAACTTCCTGGACGAGCTTTTCCTCTTTAAGGGATGGTGAAGGCTGGTCGAGAGATTGGACTGCGCCCTCGAGAGAAGTTTGCCTCGCCGCACCCGGTTGGCGAGGCGTATCTTCATGGTGGCGCGGGCGAGCCTGCTTTTGGAGGACCTTCTCCCCTCCGGCGCCTCCTCTTTAGGATGCTCTCCTGACGCTAAGAACAAGACCGAGATGTCTTCAGCTGGGACTGGATCGGTggcgggggtggaggggaaaGAGAAGTGGGAAAGAAAACGAGCCAGGGAAGTGAAGAGACGGATGAGGGGGAACAAAGACGGGTTAACGGATGGAGAATTAAAGAGACAGGCCTGGGCCTGGGAATTTCCTGAGGCCCCCACTCCGCTATCAGAagtgcatggggggggggggagtgggacttctgGATGCCATTTGTGCCCCAATCCTTACCCTGCCCCCAAATCCCATGCAGTCAGGACACCTGCTTCCTGCCTCTTGGCCCTAATTAAGATGGAAACCAGTGGGACTTCTGGCAAGAGGACATCATCGCACTAGTCCCACctctctcataggaacataggaagaggaggaggccattcagcccctcgagcctgtcccaccattcaattagatcatggctgatctgcacctcaactctatttacccaccttagatccatattccttgatacccttacccaacaaaaatctgtcgatctcagccttgaaagctccaattgtcccccagcatccacagccttttggggaagaaaaTTTCAGATTTctcctcccctttgtgtgaagaagtgaggggtcatggacagaatctatttggttagagttaagaaacaatataggcgccattacactactgggtgcattctataggccaccaactagtgggaaggatatagaggagcaaatttgcagggaaattacagagaggtgcaagaaccatagagtagtgataatggggcacctcaattatcctaatatagcaATAAtgaaaggggcaaagagggggaggaatttctgaagtgtgttcaggagaactttcttgatcagtatgtttccgcattaacgaggaaggaggcattgttggatCTGATTCCGGGAAATGAGGTGGGTTTAGTGGAataagtgtcagtggggggacCATTTAGGGgctagtgatcatagtatcataaggtttagattaattatggaaaaggacaaggagcaatctggagtaaaaatacttaattggagcagGGCCATTTTCAGTGAGTTAAGAACGgaactggcccgggtaaattggaatcaaagatcggcaggcaaaactgtaatcaaacaatgggcggcctttaaagaggagatggttcggatacagtcGAGGGGGGATGGTagggcaaccagtagccagtggtgttccgcaggggtcggtgctgggtccccaactctttacaatctatattaacgatttggaggaggggaccgagtgtaacatatcaaagtttgcagatgatacaaggatgggagggaaagaagagagtgaggaggacataaaaaacctacaaggggatatagacaggctgggtgagtgggcggagatttggcagatgcaatacaatattggaaaatgtgaggttatgcactttggcaggaaaaatcagagagcaagttattatcttaatggcgagaaactggaaagtactgcagtacaaagggatctgggggtcctagtgcaagaaaatcaaaaagttagtatgcaggtgcagcaggtgatcaagaaggccaacggaatgttggcttttattgctagggggatagaatataaaaacagggaggtattgctgcagttatataaggtattggtgagaccgcacctggaatactgcatacagttttgatatCCATACTTggggaaagacatacttgctctcgaggcagtacaaagaaggttcactcggttaatcctggggatgagggggtggacatatgaggagaggttgaatagattgggactctactcattggagttcagaagaatgagaggcgatcttattgaaacatataagattgtgaaggggcttgattgggtggatgcggtaaggatgttcccaaggatgggtgaaactagaacgagggggcataatcttagaataaggggctgctctttcaaaactgagatgaggagaaacttcttcactcagagggtaggaggtctgtggaatttgctgccccaggaagctgtggaagctacatcattaaataaattaaaaacagaaatagacagtttcctagaagtaaagggaattaggggttacggggagcgggcaggaaattggccatgaatttagatttgaggttaggatcagatcagccatgatcttattgaatggcggagcaggctcgaggggccgattggcctactcctgctcctatttcttatgttcttatgaaaccaaagccagagctccctagatgacgaaagacatagagagtaagatgaggcAGAAAAAGGGGAcggatgacaaatgtcaggttgataatacaagtgagaaccaggctgaatatagaaagtacagaggagaagtgaaaaaaggaaataagaggggcaaagagagagtatgagaatagactggtagccaacataaaagagaatccaaaagtcttctataagtatataaatagtaaacgagtagtaagaggagggatgggaccgattagggactaaaaaggagatctacgcattgaggcagagggcatggctgaggtattaaatgagtactttgcatctgtctttaccaaggaagaagatgctgccagagtctcagtaaaaaaggaggtcgttgagatactggatgggctaaaaattgataaagaggaagtattagaaaggctggctgtacttaaagtagataagtcacctggtccggatggggtacatcctaggttgctgagggaagtatgggtggaaattgcagaagtgctggccataatcttccaaacatccttagatatgggggtggtgtcagaggactggagaattgcaaatgttacattcttgttcaaaaaagggtgtatggataaacctagcaactacaggccagtcagtttaacctcaatgatggggaaacttttagaaacgataatccgggacaaaattaatagtcacttggacaagcgtagattgattagggaaagccagcacggatttgtcaaaggcaaatcgtgtttaactaacttgattgagttttttgatgaggtaatagagagggtagatgagggcaatatggttgatgttgtgtttatggactttcaaaaggcgtttgataaagtgccacataataggcttgtcagcaaaattcaagcccatggaataaaaggggcagtgccagcatggatatgaaattggcaaagtgacaggaaacagagtagtggtgaacggttgttttttggaccggagggaggtgtacagtggtgttccccaggggtcagtactaggaccactgcttttttaaaatatatattaatgacttggacttgggtgcacagggcacaatttcaaaatttacagatgacacaaaacttggaagtgtagtaaacaatgaggaggatagtgatagattgcaagagggcatagacaggctggcggaatgggcggacacatggcggatgaaatttaatgcagagaagctcaaagtggtacattttggtaggaagaacgaggagaggcaatataaacgaaatggtataattctaaagggggtgcaggaacagagagacctgggggtatttgtgcacaaatcgttgaaggtggcaggacaggtcaagaaagctgttaaaaaagcatacgggatcttgggctttataaacagaggcatagagtacaaaagcaaggaagctatgttgaacctttatcaaacactggttcggccacaactggagtattgtgtccaattctgggcaccgcactttaggaaggatgtgaaggccttagagagggtgcagaaaagatttactagaatggttccagggatgaggaacttcagttatgtggatagactggagaagctggggttgttctccttagagcagagaaggttgagaggggatttgatggaagtgttcaaaatcgtgaagggtttaattaaagtaaataaagagaaactgttcccattgggagAAGGATCGAGAATcataggtcacagatttaaggtgattggcgaaagaaccaaaagcgacatgaggaaaaacttttttacgcagcgagtggttatgatctggaatgcactgcccgagggggtggtggaggcagattcaatctttcaaaaaggaattggataaatacatgaagggaaaaaatttgccgggctacggggaaagagcgggggaatgggactaatgggatagctcttccaaagagccggcacaggctcgatgggccaagtggcctccatctgtgctgtaaccattccatgattttaAGTGCTTGcttatttcactcctaaatagcccagctctaattttaaaattgtgcctctttgttctggattccccacagaggaaatagtttctccgtatctaccctatggaATGCTTTTAACGTtttaaaacacctcaattagattatccctcaatcttctaaactcaagggattacaagccaagtcgatgcaacctgccctcataatttaaccctctaagtcccggtatcattctgactCAGTGACATTAGAATTCCCCGGTGATAACAAACAAGGCACAGAGATCTGGGGGAACCAGGCCGTGCTCCAAATtctatccccccctcccccaccccgacttGCGTTCTCAATTCCGACCTCCCGAGCCGAGGGATTTAGGGTCCAGAAGCTGCTCTGGTTGCTCAGTGAGTAAGTGTACTATCCAATGCCGAGCCATAGCGGCCcgaaggccccaggtttgatcctcagtctgtgctcagCAGGGGCTGCTGCAATTGCTCTTTGCCCCATCTGGgttagaaaggaaaaaaaataaacacatggGCTAGGTCTCCcgctcctgatcgctgtccagtgacccccttctGGGAAGGGTTCATGTGtagatattgggtgaggacaggttgcagcttggctgtgatgccctctacagTTAAATAGTTTACTGGCCCTCACTGTCTTGGTTCACATTGTTAGTGAGGTATTGATGGGTGcctagtgaaagaaagaaagaggaaggggggagggagaaagagatagagagagcgagaaagagagaaagaaagacttgcatttctataacgcctctcatgacctcaggatgtccccaaaCACTTTTTAGCCAATGaagtaaatctttgaaggtggcaggacaagttgaaaaagctgttaaaaaagcctaaaaatcctgggctttattaatagagacatagagtacaaaagcaaggaagttatgctaaacctttataaaacactggttaggcctcagctggagtattgtgtccaattctgggcaccacactttaggaaggatgtcaaggccttggagagggggcagaggagatttactagaatggtaccagggatgagggacttcagttatgtggagagactggagaagctggggttgttctccttagcacagagaaggttaaggggagatttgatcgaggtgttcaaaatcatgaaggattttaatagagtaaataaggagaagctgttcccagtggcagaagggtcggtaaccagaggacacagatttaaggagactggcaaaagaaccagaggtgacgtgagaaacatttctttacgcagcgagttgttacaatctggaatgcgctgcctgaaagggcggtggaagcagattcaataatatctttcaaaagggaattggataaatacttgaaaaggaaaaaattacagggctacggggaaagaggagagtgggactaattggacagcgatttcaaagagtcggcacaggcacgatgggctgaatggcctcctcctgcactatgatACCGTGTAGAAGCTAATTTGtggacagcaagctcccacaaacagcaatatgataatgatctgttctagtgatgttggttgagggataaatattggccaggacaccggggacaactcccctcctcttcttcaaaatagtgccatggtatgttttacatccacctcggagggcagacggggcctcgctttaacacctcatccaaaagacggcacttgcgacagtgcagcactccctcagaactgcactgggagtgtcagccgagattttgtgctcaattctctggagagggacttaaACACACAGCTTTCTAACTCAAAGATGAAAGTGTTACCCACTGATCACGGCTGACACTTTGGAAGTATATTCTAGCAAAAGTCAGcagtttcaggagaggagggagggttgTATAGAGTAGAAGTGGAGGTGGGGGACAGAGTAAATTGCAATTAACCGTTACTCAGTGGCGTTGGCCCAGAGAACCACCAACAGGAGCTAACAACATGCAGTTAACACAGTGAAGCTTCTCAAGGGCGTTCCCATTGGGATGGGAGTTGGGGAATGGGCACAGAGCAGGTGTTAGTAGGATAGTTGAAGGCACTGACCAAACGTATGGTGGAAAGGGTAGGTTTTTTTGAAAATGCATTTGAAGGCAAGGAGAGATGGAataaggcggagaggtttataaaGGGAACTCTATGGTGCTGGTTGAAAGCTCTGTCTTCAGAGGTGGGGCGGAAGGATTGATTTGATCAAACGTGAAGAGTGGGTTGGGTGCTAGttaggggaggaggaggctgtagGGGTAGGGTGGGGCTGGGCCATGAAGGGATTAATAAATGAGGATGAAAAGCCAATATGGTGGTGGATTGGGAGCCAGTGGAGTTTGGTGTTGATGAGGGTGCTTTCAGTAGCAGTGCATGCAAGAAGCCATGCCAGGGTGAGCAACTTCACCCCCACGAGAGCACTGCCTGCTCCTGGTTCCACCAGCACCCTAACCCCCAATGACCCTGCCCGGCAGAACCGAGAGGCTACTTTGAGTTTCAGACACTCACGACACCTGTCCACCTACTGACGAGGCGGCAGAGACTGCTGGCCCCAGACAGGTGGACAGTCGAGAATTGCAACAGCCGGAgtacagctgtggctcagtcagtagcactcctgcctctgagtcatgatggtcatgggttcaagtccgcgCTCTagcgacttgagtacaaaatctaggccgtaCACGCCACTGCAGCAGCTGAGGAagagttgcactgttggaggtgcagtatttcagatgaggtgttaaaccaaggccctgtctgccctctcaggtggacgtaaaagttctcccatgtcactatttcaaagaagagcaggggagttcttcctggccaatatttattcctcaaccaacatcaccaaaataggTGATCTggctattatctcattgctgtttgtgggatctttctgtgtgcaaattggctgccacgtttcctacattacaacagcgactacacttcatgaagtgtttcattggctgtaaagcagtttgggacgtcctgaggttgtgaaagttgctgTCTATAAATGCACAGTTCTTGCTACACAGCTCTCACCTTGACATGTTGTGCCGACAAGCTCTGACATGGCTGCAGCTCCGTTCGAGAGCTCGTCCTCCCAGACGGTGCCTCAGTTTCCCTGGGCCGTCTTGGTCCTCTGGCCGCTGGGTTACTGTCCTGAGCCGAGCTCTTGCTCGTGTCTGGCCCAACGGGGCcaggttttctgtcctttaacggtGACGTGCGGCCTTGACTGTCGCGAGAGCACTCGCAGATTAGTTCTCCTCCTGATTGGAAACCACTTATCGGTCGCTGATtgtagaagcaaaaaaaaaacccacccaGTCTGAGCAGTACCCGATGCGCCTCTCCGCGGATTTAAGGGTGCTGTTTTATAAGAGCTTCCCTCAGTCAGTTTAGCACAAAGACTCGAGCTGCTCTTTCAGGAAGTAGTTTATTTGAACAGCTAAGGCCAACTGCCAGCGTCTAACTCGTCTCCTTGCTAATTAATGCaatttcccttttttttaaactgggctACTGAGGTGTTCACTTCCTaccgctcctcctcccccaccagctTCTTCCTCTTCTTTGCCCTGGAGTTTCTGACTCGTGCGGGTGCACCTGCGTCGCTGCCAAGCCTTGGTATCAAATCCAAGTGGCCCTCTCTTCCGAGAAGCTGAGGGTCAGCAGGCTATTGTCCATGGCGGACGGATGAAGAAGGAGGAACTGGACATCACCCAATTCTATCCTCATTCGAAGTCCACAGGTGAGCTTCCCACCAGGAgagtgggaattttttttttcccttccctgtcTCAGGGATTCTGAGGCGAActacacagaattacatcgagtttacagtgcagaaagaggccgttcagccattcagtaacattcgcgccagacaagtgccaggcaatgaccatctccaacaagagagagtctaaccacttccccttgacattaccatcgccgaatcccccaccatcaacatcttgggggtcaccaatgaccagaaacttaactggaccagccatataaatactgtggctacaagagcaggtcagaggctgggtattctgcagcgagtgactcacctcctgactccccaaagcctatccaccatctacaaggcacaagtctccgcttgcctggatgagtgcagctccaacaacactcaagaagctcgacaccattcagggcaaagcagcctgcttgattggcaccccatccaccaccctaaacattcactcccttcaccaccggcgcacagtggctgcagtgtgtaccatccacaggatgcactgcagcaactcgccaaggcttcttcaacagcacctcccaaacccgcgacctctaccacctagaaggacaagggcagcaggcgcatgggaacaacaccacctgcacgttcccctccaagtcacacaccatcccgacttggaaatatatcgccgttccttcatcgtcgctgggtcaaaatcctggaactcccttcctaacagcactgtgggagaaccttcaccacacggactgcagcggttcaagaaggcggctcaccaccatcttctcaagggcagttagggacgggcaataaatgccggcctcgccagcgacgcccacatcccatgaacgaataaaaaaaaaactggtctatgccggcatatatgctccacacgagcctccttctaccctacttcatctcaccccatcatcatatccttctcttcctttctccctcatgtgtttatctcgtgtccccttaaatgcatccatgctagtcgcctcaactgctccttgtggtagcgagttccacattctcaccactctcttggGTAAGGTATGAAGAGTTTCCAGCAATACAGTGCGACCCACGAGAGTCAGAAACTTCAGGCCAAggaagggagagaaagcagcTGGCGGAGGGTGAGGGGTAAAGGATGGGGAAGTGTGCATTTCCCCAACTGCGGCACCCTTGAagccaatagaaataaaaatcgagGAGAGATgcgaaacgggctgccgactcgccatCACCCCGGGTCGGACACCATCGCACAAAACCTGCCCCCAACGCGGTCAACTGAACAGGTCAGGGTGGAACCTTAGGCCATCTGGTGGGGAAGACTTAGCACTGCGCACAGCTTCATAACTGGGCCGTTGAGTTCATAAATTTGACcagatcatacagcacagaaggaggccgttcggcccatcgtgcctgtgctggctctttgaaagagctagccaattagtcccacactccccctgctctttccccacagccctgcaattttttccccttcagatatttatccaattccccttttgaaagttactattgaatctgcttccaccgccctttcaggcagcgcattccagatcatcacaactcgctgcgtaaaaagaaattctcctcatctccccctctggttcttttgccaattgccctaaatctgtgtcctctggttaccgaccctcctggcagtggaaacagtctctctttatttactctgtcaaaaaacCCACATGATTTGGAACACCTGTATGAAATCTCCCCCTACCCTtccctgctctaaagagaacaaccccagcttctccagtctctccacatgtctGACGATGTTCACGGGAAGAACAGGGAAAGTTGGAGGAATTGCACTCATCTctcggtgatgttggttgagggataaatattggccaggacacctgagagaactcccctgtttttcttcgaaatagtggccatgggatctcttacgtccacctgagaggagcagacggggcctcggtttaacatctcatctgaaagacggcacctccgacagtgcagcgctccctcagtactg harbors:
- the LOC137304917 gene encoding torsin-4A-like; this encodes MSELVGTTCQASGEHPKEEAPEGRRSSKSRLARATMKIRLANRVRRGKLLSRAQSNLSTSLHHPLKRKSSSRKFGSKKKSLQTCGKKWWSFDHETKAMFLLYLLSFIVGLQVYNAYENLDDNLLIYDIDELEKTLHRDLLGQTLALNKLTKLMRGYFSTYVHAKPLFLSINGPAGVGKSHLGRLIAKHFKFELGPDLVLQHSMKYQRLMGHSHHHSQRQLSARISDIFSQALQAERIPVFLFDEMELAPTELLSFIGHLLESNRTSAVYIFISNVGQDAIAQSVRRSFSPKETIRVKKLSVELAQLFAWQQHPVWWAPEIIPLSPLDRAHVVRCFRNVMDREGFYPHDPRVETMANTLYYYRARNKLYSQRGCKDVLSMVKQLSGRKRAEKLGNKIVS